In one window of Spartinivicinus marinus DNA:
- a CDS encoding YceK/YidQ family lipoprotein, whose amino-acid sequence MNKLVILLVLSCLFTGCSSIGFRISGLNKEYVKAPIYPGVQIVFKKLSGGPGSSVHAHLPDFVGWLFYPFDIINLPLSFVVDTVCLPYDVITS is encoded by the coding sequence ATGAATAAATTAGTTATTTTGCTCGTTTTATCTTGTTTATTCACTGGATGTTCATCTATTGGGTTTCGAATATCAGGGTTAAATAAAGAGTATGTTAAAGCACCTATTTATCCAGGAGTACAGATAGTTTTTAAAAAGTTATCAGGTGGGCCTGGCTCTAGTGTACATGCCCATCTCCCTGATTTTGTCGGCTGGCTGTTTTACCCATTTGATATAATTAACCTTCCTTTATCATTTGTAGTAGATACAGTTTGTTTGCCTTATGATGTAATCACTTCCTAG
- a CDS encoding efflux RND transporter periplasmic adaptor subunit: MPFSFFTGFGIRRQLLFLSLFLLGLSGCSKQDSSSAAGPASMPATEVSVVTLAAEPHVVTVELPGRTKAYQMSDVRPQVGGILQKRLFKEGQDVEAGQVLYQINPATYQATYDNAKAKLVQAKAAVQSAQPKAERYQRLAKIGGVSKQDKDEAVATLREAQAAVVAYEAELKTAEINLEYAQIKAPISGRIGKSAATPGALVTADQTSALTTINQLDPINVDLSFSSVEGLKLRRQLESGQLKKEEKVQVKLTLEDGTAYSETGTLEFVGNSVEETTGTMELRAVIANPKYQLLPGMYVDATLYVGVDEQALLVPMQAVTRNAKGEATVWVVSANDKVEQRVVETSKAVKDKWLVSSGLKSGERVIVEGVHKVRTGQVVKAEEFQQDLKAVKSKAVVSNNSSSESLTL, from the coding sequence ATGCCTTTTAGTTTTTTTACTGGTTTCGGCATTCGCCGCCAACTGCTTTTTTTGTCTCTGTTTCTACTTGGATTAAGCGGTTGCTCAAAACAGGATTCATCATCAGCGGCTGGGCCAGCCTCAATGCCTGCCACTGAAGTGAGCGTAGTCACCTTGGCTGCTGAGCCTCATGTTGTCACCGTTGAACTGCCTGGTCGTACTAAGGCTTACCAAATGTCGGATGTTCGCCCACAAGTGGGTGGCATTTTGCAAAAGCGTTTATTCAAGGAAGGGCAGGATGTTGAGGCAGGCCAGGTGCTTTATCAAATAAACCCTGCTACCTATCAAGCAACCTATGACAATGCCAAAGCAAAGCTGGTTCAGGCAAAAGCAGCAGTGCAATCAGCCCAGCCGAAGGCGGAGCGTTATCAACGCTTGGCCAAAATAGGCGGGGTGAGCAAGCAGGATAAAGATGAGGCAGTTGCCACCTTAAGAGAGGCTCAAGCAGCCGTGGTAGCCTATGAAGCTGAGCTAAAAACAGCAGAAATCAACCTAGAGTATGCCCAAATCAAGGCACCTATCTCTGGTCGCATTGGTAAGTCGGCGGCAACGCCTGGTGCATTGGTTACTGCGGACCAGACAAGTGCACTGACCACCATCAACCAGTTAGACCCCATTAATGTTGACCTGAGTTTTTCCAGTGTTGAAGGACTGAAGTTAAGGCGTCAACTGGAATCTGGCCAACTGAAAAAAGAAGAAAAGGTTCAAGTGAAGCTAACGCTGGAGGATGGCACTGCCTATAGCGAAACCGGCACCCTGGAATTTGTGGGTAACTCAGTTGAAGAAACTACCGGAACCATGGAGTTAAGAGCTGTTATTGCTAACCCGAAATACCAGCTGTTACCGGGTATGTACGTCGATGCCACTTTGTATGTGGGGGTTGATGAGCAAGCGTTATTGGTACCGATGCAGGCAGTCACTCGTAACGCTAAAGGTGAAGCAACTGTATGGGTGGTTTCTGCTAACGATAAGGTAGAACAGCGGGTGGTGGAAACCAGTAAAGCAGTGAAAGACAAGTGGCTAGTTAGCTCTGGCCTGAAATCTGGTGAGCGCGTGATTGTGGAAGGTGTACACAAGGTAAGAACAGGGCAGGTGGTTAAAGCAGAAGAGTTTCAGCAAGACCTGAAGGCAGTTAAAAGCAAGGCAGTTGTGTCGAACAACTCTAGTAGCGAAAGCTTGACGCTTTAG
- a CDS encoding response regulator transcription factor, with protein sequence MLTVLLVEDDRDLADTVIQYLELENIRCDYASNGIAGLELVSQNHYDALLLDLNLPRLDGLAVCQRVRASGDDTPVLMLTARDKISDKLLGFDAGTDDYLVKPFAIQELVVRVRALAKRRSGQVRMLSCGDLQMDLTTKTLTRQGLPIKLSPTCWTLLETLLRASPSVVSRQQLEQALWGDEIPDSNSLKVHLFHLRKAIDMPFDTPLLHTIARQGFAIKADNG encoded by the coding sequence ATGTTAACTGTATTACTAGTAGAAGATGATCGGGATTTAGCCGATACCGTGATTCAGTATTTAGAGCTGGAAAACATTCGTTGTGATTATGCCAGCAATGGTATAGCAGGGCTTGAGCTTGTTTCGCAAAACCACTACGACGCCTTATTATTGGATCTTAATTTACCCCGGTTAGATGGTTTGGCTGTTTGTCAGCGTGTGCGGGCCTCGGGAGATGATACCCCGGTCTTAATGTTGACTGCCCGAGATAAAATCAGTGACAAGTTATTAGGCTTTGATGCAGGTACTGATGATTATCTGGTAAAGCCTTTTGCCATTCAGGAGTTGGTGGTAAGGGTGCGTGCATTAGCCAAACGGCGAAGTGGACAAGTGCGTATGCTGAGTTGTGGCGATTTACAAATGGACCTCACCACCAAAACCCTTACACGTCAGGGGCTACCTATTAAGCTATCACCCACTTGCTGGACCTTGTTGGAAACTTTATTACGTGCATCGCCATCAGTTGTTTCTCGTCAGCAATTGGAGCAAGCGCTGTGGGGGGATGAAATACCCGACAGTAATAGCCTTAAAGTACATTTATTTCACTTGCGCAAAGCCATTGATATGCCCTTTGATACACCTTTACTACACACGATTGCTCGGCAAGGGTTTGCAATCAAAGCAGATAATGGTTAG
- a CDS encoding sterol desaturase family protein, whose translation MHYINQLLQFWIETDWYFALLMSIMVNIVVFVSTAAILDYAIAGLISKYKVGGYIDDRPLKLNQKKMEIKNGVVACVIFGVGSLITRELFNQVWPISFVSLLIQLAAFMVFYESYSYFIHRLLHTKPFLKIHGVHHKSVRVTPWSAYSVHPVEAIFIAMSAPIFMSVFPLSLGVALILHIFGMMFTILIHSNYNLIINNTILGKISDSPQYHSVHHLLGNVNFGFVNSFWDRCFKTRF comes from the coding sequence ATGCACTATATTAACCAGCTATTGCAGTTTTGGATAGAGACTGACTGGTACTTTGCTCTATTGATGTCAATAATGGTAAACATTGTTGTATTCGTTTCTACTGCTGCTATTTTGGATTATGCAATTGCTGGATTAATCAGTAAATATAAGGTTGGAGGCTATATTGATGACCGTCCTTTGAAGCTCAATCAAAAAAAGATGGAAATCAAGAATGGCGTAGTTGCTTGTGTTATCTTTGGTGTTGGTAGTTTAATAACACGGGAATTATTCAACCAAGTTTGGCCTATTAGTTTTGTTAGCCTATTGATTCAGTTAGCAGCGTTCATGGTTTTTTATGAGAGCTATTCTTATTTTATTCATCGGCTATTACACACCAAGCCGTTTTTAAAAATACACGGTGTTCATCATAAATCGGTGCGAGTAACGCCTTGGAGTGCATATAGTGTACACCCTGTTGAGGCGATATTTATTGCAATGAGTGCCCCTATATTTATGAGTGTATTTCCACTCAGTTTGGGCGTTGCTTTAATTTTACATATATTCGGAATGATGTTCACTATCCTTATTCACTCGAATTACAATTTAATAATAAATAATACTATTTTAGGGAAAATCAGTGATTCTCCGCAGTATCATTCTGTACATCATTTATTGGGTAATGTTAATTTTGGGTTTGTGAATTCCTTTTGGGATAGATGCTTTAAGACACGCTTTTAA
- a CDS encoding sensor histidine kinase, with translation MKRGLSLKWLVVLAFLVQGLILVVGYSFLTARYLIEGMDNIVADNMEQIARHYFKQTSQTGSKEVRRFNNYLFSYHWEEQPEEVKKQFKRHEVQPNQLYKSHLDENDGRPRVTFLLHLIEQGRKIYISFSISRHTTSALTIKNISSDFQALIIISVLSAFSLALVIWLLSWRIGQPIARLGQWARTLATDRLNQSTPDFSYPELNAFAELIRSNLKSVQESTEREQRLLRHTSHELRTPITTICSNVELLKKLDAQKNQQHYEAAICRIDRASLTMKYLTETLLWLHHDRADELPMTECRLDEIIQHLVDDMRYLLSSKQVSVHIETQPYTLYLPEAAARIVLGNLIRNAFQHTWEGQVNILQNQGMVQITNEQSAETEKEDLGFGLGLELTNRLCQRLGWHYQNEQKGNGHFVTLVFPDPI, from the coding sequence ATGAAACGGGGACTTAGTTTAAAGTGGCTGGTAGTGTTAGCTTTTCTAGTACAAGGGTTAATTCTGGTTGTAGGCTATTCGTTTCTTACCGCTCGTTATTTAATCGAGGGCATGGATAATATCGTAGCTGATAATATGGAACAAATAGCCCGTCATTACTTCAAGCAAACAAGTCAAACAGGCTCAAAAGAAGTTAGACGATTTAATAACTACTTGTTTTCTTACCATTGGGAAGAACAGCCTGAAGAGGTAAAAAAACAATTCAAGCGGCACGAAGTGCAACCCAACCAGCTGTATAAATCACATCTAGATGAAAATGATGGCCGACCTAGGGTCACTTTTCTATTACATCTTATAGAGCAAGGTCGAAAAATATACATCTCTTTCAGTATTTCTAGGCACACTACGTCCGCGTTAACTATTAAGAATATTAGCAGTGACTTCCAAGCATTGATTATTATTAGCGTGTTGAGTGCATTTTCTCTGGCGCTGGTCATTTGGCTATTAAGCTGGCGAATAGGGCAGCCTATAGCCCGTCTTGGGCAATGGGCTCGTACACTTGCTACTGATAGGCTTAATCAGTCTACTCCCGATTTTAGTTACCCTGAACTTAATGCCTTTGCTGAATTAATTCGCTCCAATTTAAAGTCAGTGCAAGAAAGCACAGAGCGTGAGCAACGGCTTCTTCGTCATACCAGCCATGAACTTCGTACCCCCATTACAACAATTTGCAGCAACGTAGAGTTACTCAAAAAACTGGATGCACAGAAAAACCAACAGCATTATGAGGCGGCTATATGTCGCATTGATCGAGCCAGCCTTACCATGAAATACCTAACTGAAACCTTGTTATGGTTACATCATGACCGAGCTGATGAGCTACCAATGACAGAATGCCGGCTTGATGAAATTATTCAACACCTGGTGGACGATATGCGTTATTTATTGTCGTCAAAACAAGTCAGTGTTCATATAGAAACTCAGCCTTATACCCTGTATTTGCCAGAGGCAGCCGCTCGTATTGTACTGGGTAATCTTATTCGTAATGCCTTTCAGCATACCTGGGAGGGGCAAGTAAATATTCTGCAAAATCAAGGTATGGTGCAGATTACTAATGAGCAAAGTGCAGAAACAGAAAAGGAAGATCTTGGCTTTGGCTTAGGCTTGGAGTTAACAAATCGGCTGTGTCAGCGGTTAGGTTGGCACTACCAAAATGAGCAAAAGGGGAATGGCCACTTTGTCACCCTAGTTTTTCCTGACCCCATTTAA
- a CDS encoding MFS transporter — MNLSGMTHHERKASLCLASIFAMRMLGLFMVLPVLAIYGTELIGATPALIGLAIGAYGFTQACLQIPFGMWSDRLGRKPVIIIGLLLFIAGSVLAAMANDIYQVILGRCLQGAGAIASTIMAMAADLTREEQRTKAMAMIGISIGLAFCLAMVLGPLVTDIYGLSGLFYLTAALSVVALALVWILPTPVEQKRHREANTVLGQIGQVLRNGSLLRLDIGVFALHFVLMGAFVVVPVILEEQAGLSRHQHWWVYLITLVFSFIAMVPFIIVGEAKRKMKEIKLGAIVLLAVAVILLYFNQQSVTGLVVSLFAFFMAFNWLEASLPSLVSKIAPAGSRGTAMGVFSTSQFLGAAIGASSSGWVYQTWGMLGLTLLAVSILVLWWVASVTMQQPPYLNSIMLDLTQVDQVSPVDLSNTLAAVRGVEDVVVIPEEQAAYLKVDKKALDTQALQAYGFGV, encoded by the coding sequence ATGAATTTGAGTGGCATGACACATCATGAGCGGAAAGCCTCTTTGTGTCTGGCATCTATTTTTGCCATGAGAATGCTTGGCTTATTTATGGTGCTGCCTGTATTGGCAATTTATGGCACTGAGCTAATTGGAGCAACGCCTGCATTAATTGGGTTAGCCATAGGTGCTTATGGATTTACCCAGGCTTGCTTGCAAATTCCATTTGGTATGTGGTCGGATCGGCTGGGAAGAAAGCCCGTAATCATTATCGGTTTACTACTGTTTATTGCTGGCAGTGTATTAGCAGCTATGGCTAATGATATTTATCAAGTGATTCTTGGCCGCTGCCTGCAGGGGGCGGGTGCTATCGCCAGTACCATTATGGCAATGGCGGCGGATTTAACCCGAGAAGAGCAGCGTACTAAAGCCATGGCAATGATAGGCATCAGTATTGGTTTAGCCTTTTGCTTAGCAATGGTGCTGGGTCCATTGGTAACGGATATTTACGGCTTAAGTGGTTTATTTTACTTAACAGCGGCATTGTCAGTTGTGGCTCTGGCGCTGGTTTGGATATTGCCTACGCCAGTAGAGCAAAAACGACATCGAGAGGCCAATACCGTATTGGGCCAAATAGGCCAAGTGCTTCGAAATGGTAGTTTGTTGCGATTAGATATTGGGGTATTTGCTTTACATTTTGTGCTGATGGGAGCGTTTGTTGTAGTCCCTGTCATTTTAGAGGAGCAAGCGGGGCTATCTCGACATCAGCATTGGTGGGTCTATTTAATTACCCTAGTGTTTTCTTTTATAGCGATGGTGCCGTTTATTATTGTAGGCGAAGCCAAGCGTAAGATGAAAGAAATAAAGCTAGGGGCTATTGTCCTGCTAGCAGTGGCAGTGATATTGCTTTACTTCAACCAGCAGTCAGTAACTGGTTTAGTAGTAAGCTTGTTTGCTTTCTTTATGGCGTTTAACTGGCTAGAAGCCTCATTGCCATCGTTGGTGAGCAAAATTGCTCCTGCAGGTAGTCGTGGTACTGCTATGGGAGTGTTTTCTACCTCTCAGTTTTTAGGGGCAGCCATTGGGGCATCAAGCAGTGGTTGGGTATACCAAACCTGGGGTATGTTAGGATTAACTCTATTAGCAGTCAGTATTCTGGTATTATGGTGGGTTGCTTCGGTCACTATGCAGCAGCCGCCTTATTTGAACAGTATTATGCTGGATTTGACTCAGGTGGATCAGGTTTCACCTGTTGACCTGTCTAACACATTAGCAGCAGTAAGAGGGGTGGAAGATGTGGTGGTCATCCCTGAAGAGCAGGCAGCCTACTTGAAGGTTGATAAAAAGGCATTGGATACCCAAGCCTTGCAAGCATACGGTTTTGGCGTATAA
- the ssb gene encoding single-stranded DNA-binding protein translates to MRGVNKVILVGNLGADPEVRYMPNGNAVTNISVATSEQWKDKQTGQPQTRTEWHRVVLFGKIAEIAGQYLRKGSKVYLEGKLQTRKWQAQDGQDRYTTEIVVDMNGQMQMLDARQDGSAPMGNAGYGAPQQQPQGQPGMMGQQPPQNQGYQQPAQPQQGGMPNNNFGGQPAPAQQPAPAQPANNPAPSGAPAGGFDDFDDDIPF, encoded by the coding sequence ATGCGTGGCGTGAATAAAGTAATTTTAGTCGGTAATCTGGGTGCTGATCCAGAAGTCCGTTATATGCCTAACGGAAATGCAGTCACCAATATCAGTGTGGCTACCAGCGAACAATGGAAAGACAAGCAAACCGGCCAGCCACAAACCCGCACTGAATGGCATCGGGTGGTGCTGTTTGGAAAGATTGCTGAAATAGCAGGGCAATATCTGCGCAAAGGCTCTAAAGTCTATTTAGAGGGTAAACTACAAACCCGTAAATGGCAGGCACAAGACGGCCAAGATCGATACACGACAGAAATCGTGGTAGATATGAATGGCCAAATGCAAATGCTAGATGCTCGCCAAGATGGCAGCGCCCCAATGGGTAATGCAGGTTACGGAGCACCACAGCAGCAGCCTCAAGGTCAGCCTGGCATGATGGGCCAGCAGCCACCACAAAACCAAGGCTATCAACAACCCGCTCAACCACAGCAAGGTGGAATGCCCAACAACAACTTTGGTGGCCAACCAGCACCGGCTCAACAACCAGCGCCAGCTCAGCCAGCTAATAACCCAGCACCAAGCGGAGCACCAGCTGGTGGCTTTGATGATTTTGATGATGATATTCCGTTTTGA
- a CDS encoding efflux RND transporter permease subunit, whose amino-acid sequence MARFFIDRPIFAWVIAIAIMLGGLMSIFSLPLQQYPDIAPPAVSVSASYTGASAETVQNSVTQILEQQMTGLDNLLYMSSSSSSSGSASITLTFASGTDPDTAQVQVQNKVSQAESMLPDAVKNSGVTVSKSGGGSMFMVLAFTSDDGSMTDTDIADYMVSSLQDSISRVNGVGNVRVFGSEYAMRIWLDPEKMRKYSLMPSDVTTAISQQNTDVSSGALGDLPAINGQQLNATVTSRSKLQTVEQFESIVLKSDTSGATVYLSDVANIELGSESYSTSAKFNGKAASGMGLELATGANALDVAEAVKEKLKTLEPYFPDGLSYTIAYDTTPFVKISIEEVVQTLMEAIALVVLIMFLFLQNWRATLIPAIAVPVVLLGTFGVLALLGYSINTLTMFSMVLAIGLLVDDAIVVVENVERVMSEEGLSPREATRKSMGQITGALIGIAMVLTAVFIPMAFFEGSTGAIYRQFSVTIAASMLLSVVVALTLSPALCATFLKPIEKGGHTSTKGPLGRFFAWFNRCFDRSANRYRNGVKHVVRYRKSSMLVYLGIIGIMGLLFVRLPTSFLPEEDQGMLMVMYNAPVGATQERTLKSMDKVAEFVMQQPEVEGIFNVAGFSFAGSSQNAGMAFIKLKDWSEREASAQAIAGRITGAMMATIKDAQVFALTPPAISGLGSSSGFTLQLQDLGGNGHEALVAAKNQLLQLAGNNEKLTAVRYNGLNDSPVYQLDINDQKAGALGLSSSDINNTLSTVLGSNYVNDFINKSRVKKVYVQGEASSRMLPQDISRWYVRNSEGKMVPFSVFSNGHWDYKPQVLNRFNGTEAMEITGSAITGVSSGDAMNEIASLVSQLPDGISYSWSDMSYQEQAAGSQAILLYAVSLVFVFLCLAALYESWSIPVSVILAVPVGIVGALAATWLRDLSNDIYFQVGLLATMGLAAKNGILIVEFAKDLEEKGESLISAVLQAAHQRLRPIIMTSLAFLLGVLPMVLSSGAGSGGRHALGTGVLGGTLFSTLFGIFFVPLFYVIIRSLFGGKKAAVQPKQNALYSQEAEV is encoded by the coding sequence ATGGCCCGTTTTTTTATAGACCGACCGATATTTGCCTGGGTAATTGCTATTGCCATCATGCTGGGTGGTCTGATGTCCATTTTCAGTTTGCCACTACAGCAATATCCAGACATCGCACCACCTGCGGTTTCTGTTAGCGCCAGCTATACCGGGGCTTCTGCAGAAACCGTACAAAACTCAGTTACCCAAATTCTTGAGCAGCAAATGACAGGGCTGGATAACCTGCTTTATATGTCATCCAGCAGCAGCTCATCAGGCAGTGCAAGCATTACCCTGACCTTTGCCTCGGGCACAGACCCGGACACAGCCCAAGTGCAGGTACAGAATAAAGTGTCTCAGGCTGAGTCGATGTTACCTGATGCGGTGAAAAATTCAGGGGTGACGGTATCGAAGTCTGGCGGCGGCAGCATGTTTATGGTGCTGGCGTTTACCTCTGATGATGGCAGTATGACGGATACCGACATTGCAGACTACATGGTATCCAGCCTGCAGGACTCGATCAGCCGGGTTAATGGTGTGGGTAACGTGAGAGTGTTTGGCTCAGAATACGCGATGCGGATCTGGCTTGACCCAGAAAAAATGCGCAAATACTCATTGATGCCTTCTGATGTCACCACTGCTATTTCACAACAAAATACCGATGTTAGCTCAGGCGCATTAGGTGATTTACCCGCGATTAATGGCCAGCAGCTGAATGCTACAGTGACCTCGCGAAGCAAGCTGCAAACCGTTGAGCAATTCGAATCAATTGTTCTTAAGTCTGATACCAGCGGTGCCACGGTTTATTTAAGTGATGTCGCCAATATAGAGCTAGGCTCTGAAAGCTACTCAACTTCTGCCAAGTTTAATGGAAAGGCGGCTTCGGGTATGGGCTTGGAGCTGGCCACAGGTGCTAATGCGCTGGATGTTGCTGAAGCAGTAAAAGAAAAGCTAAAAACCCTTGAACCTTATTTCCCTGATGGTTTGAGTTACACGATCGCTTACGATACAACACCCTTTGTAAAAATCTCTATTGAAGAAGTCGTGCAAACCTTAATGGAAGCGATCGCGCTAGTTGTGTTGATCATGTTTCTGTTTCTACAAAACTGGCGTGCAACCTTGATCCCGGCCATTGCAGTGCCTGTGGTATTGCTAGGTACTTTTGGCGTATTAGCGTTGTTGGGTTATTCCATTAACACGCTTACCATGTTCAGTATGGTATTGGCCATCGGCCTGTTGGTAGACGATGCCATAGTGGTGGTGGAAAACGTCGAGCGGGTAATGTCTGAAGAGGGTTTGTCACCACGAGAAGCTACTCGCAAATCGATGGGGCAGATTACCGGGGCGCTAATCGGCATTGCCATGGTATTAACTGCCGTATTTATCCCGATGGCATTCTTTGAAGGCTCCACAGGTGCTATTTATCGTCAGTTTTCAGTCACCATTGCTGCTTCTATGTTGCTTTCTGTGGTAGTTGCATTGACCTTAAGCCCAGCGCTGTGTGCCACTTTCCTGAAGCCTATTGAGAAAGGTGGCCATACTTCAACCAAAGGCCCACTAGGTCGCTTTTTTGCTTGGTTTAACCGCTGCTTTGACCGTAGTGCCAACCGCTATCGTAATGGAGTAAAGCATGTTGTTCGCTACCGTAAGTCGAGCATGCTGGTCTATTTAGGCATTATTGGCATTATGGGTTTATTGTTTGTGCGCCTGCCTACCTCATTTTTGCCAGAAGAAGACCAGGGCATGTTGATGGTGATGTATAACGCTCCAGTCGGCGCTACCCAGGAGCGAACCCTGAAAAGCATGGACAAAGTGGCCGAATTTGTCATGCAACAGCCTGAGGTTGAAGGCATCTTCAATGTGGCAGGTTTCAGTTTTGCCGGTAGTAGCCAAAACGCGGGGATGGCGTTTATCAAACTCAAGGATTGGAGTGAGCGAGAAGCGTCTGCTCAGGCAATTGCAGGGCGGATTACTGGGGCAATGATGGCAACCATTAAAGATGCTCAGGTATTTGCACTGACTCCCCCTGCTATTTCCGGTTTGGGCTCTAGCTCTGGCTTTACTTTGCAGCTACAGGACCTGGGTGGTAATGGCCATGAAGCGTTGGTTGCAGCAAAAAATCAGTTACTACAATTGGCAGGCAATAACGAAAAACTCACCGCTGTTCGCTACAACGGGCTTAATGACTCGCCGGTGTATCAATTGGATATCAATGATCAAAAAGCAGGTGCATTGGGGCTTTCTTCCTCTGATATCAATAACACCTTATCAACGGTGCTGGGTAGTAACTATGTTAATGACTTTATTAATAAGAGCCGGGTGAAAAAGGTGTATGTGCAGGGGGAGGCTTCGTCGCGAATGCTGCCTCAGGATATTAGCCGCTGGTATGTGCGAAATAGCGAAGGGAAAATGGTGCCATTTTCAGTCTTCTCTAATGGTCATTGGGATTACAAGCCACAAGTGCTGAACCGCTTTAATGGTACTGAAGCGATGGAAATTACCGGCAGCGCAATAACAGGGGTGAGTTCTGGTGATGCGATGAATGAAATTGCCAGCTTGGTAAGCCAGCTACCTGATGGTATCAGTTACTCTTGGTCGGATATGTCCTATCAGGAACAGGCGGCAGGGTCACAAGCCATTTTGCTTTATGCCGTATCACTGGTGTTCGTCTTTTTGTGCTTGGCTGCGCTTTATGAAAGCTGGTCAATTCCGGTCTCAGTCATACTGGCTGTACCTGTCGGTATTGTAGGTGCTCTGGCTGCCACTTGGTTGCGTGATTTATCCAACGATATTTATTTCCAGGTAGGCTTGTTAGCTACCATGGGGCTGGCGGCGAAAAACGGTATTTTGATCGTTGAGTTTGCTAAAGACCTGGAAGAAAAAGGAGAGTCTTTAATATCGGCAGTATTGCAAGCAGCACATCAGCGGTTACGGCCAATTATCATGACCTCTTTAGCCTTTTTATTAGGTGTATTACCAATGGTGTTAAGTTCTGGTGCTGGTTCTGGTGGTCGACATGCGCTGGGTACTGGGGTGCTTGGTGGAACCTTGTTTTCTACCCTATTTGGTATTTTCTTTGTGCCGTTATTTTATGTGATTATCCGTTCGCTATTTGGAGGAAAGAAAGCTGCAGTGCAGCCAAAGCAAAATGCGCTGTATAGCCAGGAGGCTGAAGTATGA